A genome region from Aestuariivirga litoralis includes the following:
- a CDS encoding nuclear transport factor 2 family protein translates to MSNEREAIEAVVNDYLQGMIYGQYDRLKGAMHPLCMQAGHYNGHYEFMPRDEFVEAIKPEPKLPVGADFPLTISMVDVTGDIAIVKLTDDCFGTTWTDYLTLIRHDEKWQIAMKAFYDHANDKAYNAQ, encoded by the coding sequence ATGAGCAACGAGCGCGAAGCTATCGAAGCTGTTGTAAACGACTATCTCCAGGGCATGATCTATGGGCAGTATGACCGGCTAAAGGGGGCCATGCACCCGCTGTGCATGCAGGCGGGGCATTACAATGGGCACTATGAGTTCATGCCGCGTGACGAATTTGTGGAAGCGATAAAGCCGGAGCCGAAACTGCCTGTTGGAGCGGACTTCCCTCTTACCATCTCGATGGTTGACGTCACGGGCGACATTGCGATTGTCAAACTCACAGATGATTGCTTCGGCACGACATGGACTGATTACCTGACACTCATCAGACATGATGAAAAATGGCAAATCGCGATGAAGGCGTTCTACGATCACGCGAACGACAAAGCTTACAATGCGCAGTGA
- a CDS encoding phosphoribosylanthranilate isomerase, with product MIIVKICGLSTAETMAAALDAGADMIGLVFYPRSPRNVSLEQATSLAEQARGRAKIVVLTVDADDMLIKSIINAVRPDYLQAHGSETPERVAEITSKYNVPVIKAIKVKEAGDVASAKAYKDVAALILFDAKAPEDLLPGGNGLSFDWNLLKGKDGQFMLSGGLNPDNVPHAIALTKAPMVDVSSGVETTPGNKDMALIRSFIARAKSAR from the coding sequence ATGATCATCGTCAAGATCTGCGGGCTTTCTACGGCAGAGACAATGGCTGCGGCGCTTGATGCCGGGGCGGATATGATCGGGCTGGTTTTTTATCCACGCTCGCCGCGCAATGTTTCGCTGGAGCAAGCCACTTCGCTTGCGGAACAGGCACGGGGCCGCGCCAAGATTGTGGTTCTCACCGTTGATGCCGATGACATGTTGATCAAGTCGATCATCAATGCCGTGAGGCCGGACTACCTGCAGGCGCATGGTAGCGAAACGCCGGAACGGGTGGCGGAGATTACCTCCAAATATAATGTACCTGTGATCAAGGCCATCAAGGTAAAAGAGGCCGGTGATGTGGCCTCTGCCAAGGCCTACAAGGATGTCGCCGCACTCATCCTATTCGACGCCAAAGCCCCGGAAGACCTACTGCCGGGCGGCAATGGGCTATCCTTCGACTGGAACCTGCTAAAGGGCAAAGACGGGCAATTCATGCTGTCTGGCGGGCTCAACCCCGACAATGTGCCCCATGCCATCGCGCTCACCAAGGCCCCCATGGTAGACGTGTCCTCCGGGGTGGAAACAACCCCCGGAAACAAGGACATGGCCCTCATCAGATCATTCATTGCGCGGGCGAAATCCGCCCGCTAG
- a CDS encoding lipopolysaccharide assembly protein LapA domain-containing protein, which yields MRRIFRWLIGLPLFIIVMGFAVANRHWTQLSLDPFHETAPNIAVELPLWLLLFVGIFIGVFAGWFFCWLAQGKYRRLARERAREVTRLNTELAEARQGPQRMDAQMLAPLPGIMP from the coding sequence TTGCGCCGGATTTTCCGCTGGCTGATCGGCCTGCCCCTTTTCATCATCGTCATGGGTTTTGCAGTCGCCAACCGGCACTGGACCCAGCTTTCACTTGATCCCTTCCACGAAACAGCACCGAATATCGCGGTAGAGCTGCCTTTGTGGCTGCTGCTGTTTGTCGGAATTTTCATTGGCGTGTTTGCCGGCTGGTTCTTCTGCTGGCTGGCGCAGGGCAAATATCGCCGGCTGGCGCGCGAGCGTGCCCGTGAGGTCACAAGGCTGAATACTGAACTGGCCGAGGCGCGTCAGGGGCCACAAAGAATGGATGCACAGATGCTGGCGCCACTTCCGGGCATCATGCCGTGA
- the ihfB gene encoding integration host factor subunit beta — protein MIKSELVLKIAEKNPHLYHRDVERIVNRVFDEIINTMKDGNRVELRGFGAFSVKERRARTGRNPRTGESVEVTEKRVPFFKTGKELRNRLNGKD, from the coding sequence GTGATCAAGTCTGAACTGGTCCTCAAAATAGCTGAAAAGAACCCCCACCTTTATCACCGTGACGTGGAACGTATCGTCAACCGGGTATTCGACGAAATCATCAACACGATGAAGGACGGCAACCGGGTGGAATTGCGCGGCTTTGGCGCTTTCTCGGTCAAGGAACGCCGGGCCCGCACTGGCCGCAACCCGCGCACCGGTGAATCGGTGGAAGTCACTGAAAAGCGTGTGCCCTTTTTCAAGACCGGCAAGGAGCTGCGCAACCGGCTCAATGGCAAGGACTGA
- a CDS encoding GcvT family protein: MAAFPNKAKVVIIGLGGIVGASIAHHLIERGWTDIVGIDKSGVPTDVGSTAHASDFCYTTSHDYLSVWTTQYSIDFYEKMGHYARIGGLEVARTGDDTWMEEIKRKLTSAKAFGTRAHYVSPAEIKKLFPLIEEDKVMGGMFDPDAGLVIPRSQTVAGKLVDQAEKSGKLQVFANTEAKSLIVENGHIKGVVTHRGTIMADHVIVCAGIWGRLIANMVGEDLPVMPVDHPLTFFGPFNEFAGTGKEIGYPLLRDQGNSAYMRDTGDPTTAEGGQIEWGYYEPTNPRLVHPREILEKAQSRLSPSQRDLPMEQIMEPLERAMELTPILGELGYNESHSFNGLLQVSAAGGPSCGESQKVRGLWYCVAIWVKDGPGYGKLIADWMTDGRTAVDNNSIDYGRFYPHQLTEEFIHGRTYEAAQKIYFPAVHPREPYASGRNIKRSPFYEREKELGGYFMELAGWERAHGYKANEHLLEKYGNRIPVRANEWDNRHFWRVSNAEHLAMSEDVGIVNLSHFHMTDIEGPDHVELLEYLCAAKIGGDANVGKGIYTHFLDDEGMVRADFTVFRLPDRGRLVNGADAGVRDVYYMKRIAEDRGLNVTITDTSEKYITIGIWGPNARATLKKVVADPAGLDVENFAFAAIKQIQIAGKNVTAFRISYVGEQGWELHMKYEDGLAVWDALRSTGAMAFGVETYSNTRRMEKSLRTQNSDLLTQYNLIEADLARPKVKENDFRGKAKHLEYKARANQPAMLCTLVMTNNVDAKGIARYPVGSMPIIDPATGKTLVDELGRISYTTSVAYGPTIGKNIALGYLPWAYCQVGRKLEVVYFNESYPVEVAAVGYKPLYDPENLKPRT; encoded by the coding sequence ATGGCAGCGTTTCCGAACAAGGCGAAGGTCGTCATCATTGGCTTGGGCGGCATTGTCGGCGCCTCCATTGCGCATCATCTGATCGAGCGCGGCTGGACTGATATTGTCGGCATCGACAAATCCGGCGTGCCCACTGATGTCGGCTCCACCGCCCATGCCTCGGACTTCTGCTACACGACTAGCCACGATTATCTCTCGGTCTGGACCACGCAATATTCCATCGATTTCTACGAGAAGATGGGTCACTACGCGCGCATCGGCGGGCTGGAAGTGGCGCGCACCGGCGATGACACCTGGATGGAAGAGATCAAGCGCAAGCTGACCTCCGCCAAGGCCTTTGGCACCCGCGCGCATTATGTTTCACCCGCCGAGATCAAGAAGCTCTTCCCGCTGATCGAAGAAGACAAAGTGATGGGCGGCATGTTCGACCCGGACGCCGGCCTGGTCATCCCGCGATCGCAGACTGTTGCGGGCAAGCTGGTCGACCAAGCGGAAAAATCCGGCAAGCTGCAGGTCTTCGCCAATACTGAAGCGAAATCACTCATCGTCGAGAACGGCCATATCAAGGGCGTGGTCACCCATCGCGGCACGATCATGGCCGATCACGTCATTGTCTGCGCTGGCATCTGGGGCCGTCTGATTGCCAATATGGTGGGCGAAGATTTGCCGGTCATGCCGGTCGATCATCCGCTGACCTTTTTCGGACCCTTCAATGAATTTGCGGGTACCGGCAAGGAAATTGGCTATCCGCTGCTGCGCGATCAAGGCAATTCCGCTTACATGCGCGACACTGGTGATCCGACCACGGCCGAAGGCGGCCAGATCGAATGGGGCTATTACGAGCCGACCAACCCGCGCCTCGTCCATCCGCGCGAGATCCTCGAAAAGGCCCAGTCGCGTCTGTCGCCCTCGCAGCGCGACCTGCCGATGGAACAGATCATGGAGCCGCTTGAGCGCGCCATGGAACTGACGCCGATCCTCGGCGAGCTGGGCTATAATGAAAGCCATTCCTTCAACGGGCTGTTGCAGGTTTCCGCCGCTGGCGGGCCTTCCTGTGGCGAAAGCCAGAAGGTGCGTGGGCTTTGGTATTGCGTCGCCATATGGGTCAAGGACGGCCCGGGTTATGGCAAGCTGATCGCTGACTGGATGACCGATGGCCGTACAGCGGTCGACAATAACTCCATCGACTACGGACGCTTCTATCCGCACCAGTTGACCGAAGAGTTCATCCACGGCCGCACGTATGAAGCTGCACAGAAGATCTATTTCCCTGCCGTGCATCCGCGCGAGCCCTATGCCTCAGGCCGCAATATCAAGCGCTCGCCCTTCTATGAGCGTGAAAAGGAACTCGGCGGCTATTTCATGGAACTGGCCGGCTGGGAACGCGCCCATGGCTATAAGGCCAATGAGCATCTGCTCGAGAAATATGGCAACCGCATTCCGGTGCGGGCCAATGAATGGGACAACCGGCATTTCTGGCGCGTGTCCAATGCCGAGCATCTGGCGATGAGCGAAGATGTCGGCATCGTCAACCTTTCGCATTTCCACATGACGGATATCGAAGGCCCAGACCATGTCGAGCTGCTGGAATATCTGTGTGCTGCGAAAATTGGCGGAGACGCCAATGTGGGCAAGGGCATCTACACCCACTTCCTCGATGATGAAGGCATGGTGCGCGCCGACTTCACGGTGTTCCGCCTGCCGGATCGTGGCCGCCTGGTGAACGGTGCCGATGCCGGCGTGCGCGATGTTTATTACATGAAGCGCATCGCTGAAGATCGCGGCCTCAACGTCACCATCACCGACACGTCGGAGAAATACATCACCATCGGCATCTGGGGGCCCAATGCCCGCGCGACGCTGAAGAAGGTGGTGGCTGATCCCGCTGGTCTCGACGTTGAGAACTTCGCTTTTGCCGCGATCAAGCAGATCCAGATTGCCGGCAAGAACGTGACCGCCTTCCGCATTTCCTATGTCGGCGAACAGGGCTGGGAACTTCACATGAAATACGAAGACGGCCTGGCCGTCTGGGATGCACTGCGCTCGACGGGTGCAATGGCCTTCGGTGTGGAAACCTATTCCAACACCCGCCGCATGGAAAAGAGCCTGCGCACGCAGAACTCTGACTTGCTGACCCAGTACAACCTGATCGAAGCCGATCTGGCACGTCCGAAGGTCAAGGAGAACGACTTCCGCGGCAAGGCCAAGCATCTTGAATACAAGGCGAGAGCCAACCAGCCGGCGATGCTGTGCACGCTGGTGATGACCAATAATGTTGATGCAAAGGGTATCGCCCGCTACCCAGTGGGTTCGATGCCGATCATCGACCCTGCCACCGGCAAGACGCTGGTGGATGAGTTGGGCCGCATTTCCTACACGACCTCTGTCGCCTATGGCCCGACCATCGGCAAGAACATTGCGCTGGGCTATTTGCCCTGGGCTTACTGCCAGGTGGGCCGGAAGCTCGAAGTGGTCTATTTCAACGAGAGCTACCCGGTGGAAGTTGCTGCCGTCGGCTACAAGCCGCTCTATGATCCGGAGAACCTCAAGCCAAGGACCTAG
- the trpB gene encoding tryptophan synthase subunit beta: MTTEPNSYRTGPDEKGLFGIYGGRFVAETLMPLILQLEQAYKAAKADRSFQDELDYLLEHYVGRPSPLYFAKRLTEHLGGAKVYFKRDELNHTGAHKINNVLGQILLARRMGKKRIIAETGAGQHGVATATACALFGLKCVVYMGEVDIERQKPNVFRMKLLGAEVVPAKSGSRTLKDALNEALRDWVANVEDTFYCIGTVAGPHPYPEMVRDFQCVIGNETRHQMMRQEGRLPDSLVAAIGGGSNAMGLFHPFLDDKDVEIYGVEAAGHGLKKKHAASITGGKPGVLHGNRTYLLMDEDGQITEGHSISAGLDYPGIGPEHAWLHDMKRVNYVSATDKEALAAFQLCCKLEGIIPALEPSHALAHVMKLAPQKPKDHLMVMNLCGRGDKDIFTVADILGVKL, translated from the coding sequence ATGACAACCGAACCCAATTCCTACCGCACGGGGCCCGACGAAAAGGGCCTGTTTGGCATCTATGGCGGGCGCTTCGTGGCCGAGACCTTGATGCCGCTCATCCTGCAACTGGAGCAGGCCTACAAGGCCGCCAAAGCCGACCGCAGCTTCCAGGACGAGCTTGATTATCTGCTTGAACATTATGTGGGCCGGCCCTCACCGCTCTATTTCGCCAAGCGCCTGACCGAGCATCTGGGCGGCGCCAAGGTCTATTTCAAACGCGATGAGCTGAACCATACGGGTGCCCACAAGATCAACAATGTGCTGGGTCAGATCCTTCTTGCCCGCCGCATGGGCAAGAAGCGCATCATCGCCGAAACGGGTGCGGGCCAGCATGGCGTGGCCACCGCCACGGCCTGCGCTCTCTTTGGCCTCAAATGCGTGGTCTATATGGGCGAGGTCGATATCGAGCGCCAGAAGCCCAATGTGTTCCGCATGAAGCTTCTGGGTGCCGAAGTGGTGCCGGCCAAGTCGGGCAGCCGCACGCTGAAGGATGCGCTCAATGAGGCGCTGCGCGACTGGGTGGCCAATGTGGAAGATACATTCTATTGCATCGGCACGGTGGCTGGCCCGCATCCCTATCCGGAAATGGTGCGCGATTTCCAATGCGTGATCGGCAATGAAACGCGCCACCAGATGATGCGGCAGGAGGGCCGGTTGCCGGATTCACTGGTGGCCGCGATTGGCGGCGGGTCCAATGCCATGGGCCTGTTCCACCCCTTCCTCGATGACAAGGACGTGGAAATCTACGGCGTGGAAGCGGCCGGTCACGGCCTGAAGAAGAAACATGCCGCCTCGATCACCGGTGGCAAACCGGGCGTGCTGCATGGCAACCGCACCTATCTGCTGATGGATGAGGATGGCCAGATCACCGAGGGGCACTCGATTTCGGCAGGGCTCGACTATCCCGGCATCGGGCCGGAACATGCCTGGCTGCATGACATGAAGCGCGTGAACTATGTCTCCGCCACCGACAAGGAGGCGCTGGCCGCCTTCCAGCTGTGCTGCAAACTGGAAGGCATTATTCCGGCGCTGGAGCCCTCGCATGCTTTGGCGCATGTGATGAAACTCGCGCCGCAGAAGCCCAAGGACCATTTGATGGTGATGAATTTGTGCGGCCGTGGCGACAAGGACATTTTCACCGTGGCCGACATTCTGGGGGTGAAGCTGTGA
- the pyrF gene encoding orotidine-5'-phosphate decarboxylase encodes MPQNNPICVALDTPDVAKARALARAVKSHVGMLKIGLEFFYANGAAGYEAVAAEGVPIFLDLKLHDIPNTVAQGLTSLLKLSPAPVITNIHAGGGLDMMKAAKDAVGDKVKLIAVTILTSLSDENIWAAGFDTRKTDEHALNLAKLTHQAGLDGVVCSPLDLAAIRKELPRDFLTVVPGIRLADAATHDQKRVATPKAAVEAGANVLVIGRAITGATDPAKAAADIFASLK; translated from the coding sequence ATGCCCCAGAACAACCCCATCTGTGTTGCCCTTGATACGCCTGATGTTGCCAAGGCCCGCGCCTTGGCGCGCGCGGTGAAGTCGCATGTGGGCATGCTGAAGATCGGGCTGGAATTCTTCTACGCCAATGGTGCGGCGGGTTATGAAGCGGTAGCGGCTGAGGGCGTGCCGATCTTCCTTGATCTGAAGCTGCATGACATTCCCAACACCGTGGCGCAGGGGCTAACTTCGCTGCTGAAGCTGTCGCCCGCACCGGTCATCACCAATATTCATGCCGGTGGCGGCCTCGACATGATGAAGGCAGCGAAAGATGCAGTGGGCGACAAAGTGAAGCTGATCGCGGTCACCATCCTCACTTCTTTGTCGGACGAGAATATCTGGGCGGCAGGTTTTGATACCCGCAAGACCGATGAGCATGCGCTCAATCTGGCGAAGCTGACGCATCAGGCCGGGCTTGACGGTGTTGTGTGCTCGCCACTTGATCTCGCCGCCATCCGCAAGGAACTGCCGCGCGACTTCCTGACCGTGGTGCCCGGTATTCGCCTCGCAGATGCCGCCACGCACGACCAGAAGCGCGTGGCCACACCGAAGGCCGCGGTTGAAGCAGGTGCAAACGTGCTGGTGATCGGCCGCGCCATTACCGGGGCTACCGATCCCGCCAAGGCGGCGGCTGATATTTTTGCGAGCCTGAAATGA
- the trxA gene encoding thioredoxin yields the protein MTTHKVTDATFAAEVLNSTTPVVVDFWAEWCGPCKMIGPSLEEIAKELGPRAKIVKVNIDENPGAPSQYGVRSIPTLMVFKDGKLASTQVGAGPKNALKNWIESAI from the coding sequence ATGACCACCCACAAAGTCACCGATGCCACCTTCGCCGCCGAAGTGCTGAATTCCACCACCCCGGTCGTCGTTGATTTCTGGGCAGAATGGTGCGGCCCTTGCAAAATGATCGGCCCGTCCCTCGAAGAAATCGCCAAGGAACTCGGCCCGCGCGCCAAGATCGTCAAGGTCAACATTGACGAAAATCCGGGTGCCCCTTCGCAATATGGCGTGCGCTCGATCCCCACTTTGATGGTGTTCAAGGACGGCAAGCTGGCCTCCACCCAGGTCGGTGCCGGCCCCAAGAATGCGCTGAAAAACTGGATTGAATCAGCGATCTAA
- the trpA gene encoding tryptophan synthase subunit alpha → MTARMDDKFAALKKQGRAALVTFVTAGDPDAATSLKIVEGLPKAGADIIELGMPFTDPMADGPAIQEAGLRALRAGATMKTTLKLLKAFRAKDKTTPVVLMGYYNPIYVYGVEKFLKDAKAAGCDGLIVVDLPPEEDSELCIPAMEAGLNFIRLATPTTDDARAPAVFKHTSGFVYYVSVLGITGTKAPDLKSVAANVKRLKKHTSLPICVGFGVKTAEQARAIAQNADGVVVGSALVSAVEKSLDKKGKPTASTPKAVHKLVAKIAKGVRT, encoded by the coding sequence GTGACCGCCCGCATGGATGACAAATTCGCGGCTCTGAAAAAACAAGGCCGCGCCGCCCTCGTTACCTTCGTGACGGCTGGCGATCCCGATGCCGCGACCTCGCTCAAGATTGTCGAAGGCCTGCCGAAAGCGGGTGCCGACATTATCGAACTCGGCATGCCTTTCACGGATCCGATGGCAGATGGCCCCGCCATTCAGGAAGCGGGCTTGCGGGCCCTGCGGGCCGGCGCCACGATGAAAACCACGTTGAAGCTGCTGAAGGCGTTCCGCGCCAAGGACAAGACCACGCCCGTCGTGTTGATGGGCTATTACAATCCGATCTATGTCTACGGCGTCGAGAAGTTCCTGAAGGATGCCAAGGCTGCGGGCTGTGACGGCCTGATCGTGGTCGATCTTCCGCCGGAAGAAGACAGCGAGCTGTGCATCCCTGCGATGGAGGCCGGTCTCAACTTCATCCGCCTGGCCACACCCACCACTGATGATGCGCGCGCACCTGCCGTGTTCAAACACACATCAGGCTTTGTCTATTACGTCTCGGTGCTCGGCATTACCGGCACCAAGGCACCGGATTTGAAGTCTGTCGCCGCCAATGTGAAGCGCTTGAAGAAGCACACATCGCTGCCCATCTGCGTTGGGTTCGGCGTGAAGACGGCAGAACAAGCGCGCGCCATTGCGCAGAATGCCGATGGCGTGGTCGTGGGCTCAGCCCTCGTTTCTGCCGTGGAAAAATCGCTCGACAAAAAGGGCAAGCCCACCGCGTCAACGCCCAAGGCCGTGCACAAGCTGGTGGCAAAGATTGCCAAAGGAGTCCGGACATGA
- a CDS encoding bifunctional folylpolyglutamate synthase/dihydrofolate synthase: MRSDAILMRLLELHPKIIDLSLTRMERLLERLDHPERKLPPVIHIAGTNGKGSTLAMARAMLEAAGCKVHTYTSPHLVRFHERIRLAGELISEPALVALLEECEAANGKEPITFFEITTAAAFLAYSRTAADYLLLEVGLGGRLDATNVIDKPAVTVITSIGLDHQQYLGDTIEEIAREKAGILKRGVLGVLGVNEPNVRDEIERVAEKIGAPITVANQDWQSFTQHGRLVFQDENGLLDLPLPALAGPHQIDNAGNAIAALRALKDDRITEEAIAVGLKSVTWPARMQKLGSGYLSANGAEIWLDGGHNGPAGPMVAQAMRDMPKKPLVLIWGMLNTKISGAFISHFKGLAEEVIAITIPDEINAISAEELAEVARKEGLKASTATSIQNAVEQACLSHPAPRLLICGSLYLAGHVLALHSGEEASAISGAAKR; the protein is encoded by the coding sequence ATGCGCAGTGATGCCATCCTGATGCGGCTTCTGGAGCTGCATCCCAAAATCATTGATCTGTCACTGACGCGGATGGAGCGGCTACTTGAGAGGCTCGACCATCCGGAGCGCAAGCTACCGCCAGTGATCCACATTGCTGGCACCAATGGCAAGGGCTCAACCCTCGCCATGGCGCGTGCGATGCTGGAAGCGGCGGGATGCAAGGTTCACACTTATACTTCACCACATCTGGTGCGTTTCCACGAACGCATCCGTCTCGCTGGCGAATTGATTTCGGAACCGGCGCTGGTTGCCTTGCTGGAAGAATGTGAAGCGGCGAATGGCAAAGAGCCGATCACCTTCTTCGAGATCACTACGGCTGCGGCTTTCCTGGCGTATTCACGAACAGCAGCAGACTATCTGCTGCTGGAAGTGGGCCTCGGCGGCCGCCTCGATGCGACCAATGTGATCGACAAACCTGCCGTCACTGTCATCACCTCCATCGGTCTCGACCATCAGCAGTATTTGGGTGATACGATTGAGGAGATCGCACGCGAAAAGGCGGGGATTCTGAAACGTGGTGTCCTTGGTGTGCTGGGTGTCAATGAACCGAATGTACGCGATGAGATCGAGCGCGTTGCAGAGAAGATCGGCGCGCCAATCACTGTCGCCAATCAGGACTGGCAGAGTTTCACGCAACACGGCCGCCTCGTGTTCCAGGACGAGAATGGATTGTTGGATTTGCCATTACCCGCGCTTGCCGGGCCGCATCAGATCGACAATGCCGGGAATGCGATTGCGGCGCTTCGCGCGCTGAAGGATGACCGCATCACCGAGGAGGCAATTGCGGTCGGATTGAAATCTGTCACTTGGCCCGCGCGGATGCAGAAACTTGGGTCGGGTTATCTTTCAGCGAATGGTGCCGAAATCTGGCTTGATGGCGGGCATAATGGGCCTGCTGGACCGATGGTTGCACAGGCCATGCGGGACATGCCGAAGAAGCCGCTGGTGCTGATCTGGGGCATGCTCAACACCAAGATTTCCGGCGCCTTTATCAGCCACTTCAAAGGGCTGGCAGAGGAGGTGATTGCGATCACCATTCCGGATGAGATCAATGCGATATCGGCAGAAGAATTGGCGGAAGTAGCGCGTAAGGAAGGGCTCAAGGCCTCCACCGCAACGTCCATCCAAAACGCCGTGGAGCAGGCCTGCTTATCGCATCCTGCTCCACGACTTCTGATTTGCGGCTCGCTCTATCTGGCGGGCCATGTTTTGGCACTTCATTCCGGCGAAGAAGCCTCCGCCATCAGTGGTGCGGCGAAGCGTTAG
- a CDS encoding ornithine cyclodeaminase family protein, with protein sequence MKVFTAADLAACSYGDYIEALRTAFQGQVTAPQRFVDDTGPATTLLIMPAWDQRFTGIKTVTVKTDNGPLGHPTVQASYLLIDNETGAPVAVMDGTELTRRRTAAASALAADYLAAKTASTLLLVGAGALAPHFARAHAAVRPIKRVMVYNRTPEKAVSVAQEIGGEAISDLEAAMAEADIITGITSATGPVIKGAWVKPGTHIDLVGAYKPESRETDAAAVAMSRVFVDTRDGALHEAGDLLMAQKEGQFKWDAIQADLFELTQGKMLGRKTDAEVTLFKSSGTALEDLAAAAMVYLRAS encoded by the coding sequence GTGAAGGTTTTTACCGCGGCCGATCTCGCCGCTTGCAGCTACGGCGATTACATTGAGGCCTTGCGCACAGCCTTTCAGGGCCAGGTGACGGCACCACAGCGCTTTGTGGACGATACCGGGCCTGCCACCACCTTGCTGATCATGCCGGCCTGGGATCAACGTTTCACTGGCATCAAGACAGTGACTGTGAAGACTGACAATGGCCCGCTGGGCCACCCCACCGTACAAGCGTCCTACCTGCTGATCGACAACGAAACGGGTGCGCCCGTCGCTGTGATGGATGGCACCGAACTCACAAGGCGGCGGACGGCGGCGGCATCGGCTCTGGCCGCAGATTATCTGGCAGCCAAGACTGCATCTACGTTGCTGCTGGTGGGCGCTGGCGCACTCGCACCGCATTTTGCCCGTGCGCATGCGGCAGTGCGGCCGATCAAGCGCGTGATGGTTTATAACCGCACACCGGAAAAGGCCGTTTCCGTGGCGCAGGAGATTGGCGGCGAGGCCATCTCTGATCTCGAAGCCGCCATGGCTGAGGCCGATATCATCACAGGCATTACCTCTGCCACTGGCCCGGTGATCAAGGGCGCCTGGGTTAAGCCCGGCACGCATATTGATCTGGTCGGCGCCTACAAGCCGGAATCACGCGAGACGGATGCTGCTGCGGTGGCCATGTCGCGCGTGTTTGTGGATACGCGAGACGGCGCGCTGCATGAAGCGGGCGATTTGCTGATGGCGCAGAAGGAAGGCCAGTTCAAATGGGACGCGATCCAGGCTGATCTGTTTGAGCTGACACAGGGGAAGATGCTGGGCCGCAAGACCGATGCGGAAGTGACGCTGTTCAAGTCATCCGGCACCGCGCTGGAAGACCTGGCAGCAGCGGCGATGGTGTATTTGCGCGCGTCCTGA
- the accD gene encoding acetyl-CoA carboxylase, carboxyltransferase subunit beta, whose protein sequence is MNWIKNFVRPRIRSILGQEKREVPENMWIKDPDSGQMVFYKDLEANLFVFPGSNHHHRMPAEGRFTMMFDGAEFEKLVAPIAVADPLKFRAEKRYVDQLKDAKAKAAAEDSVQAGYGEVNEQPMVVAVQDMGFIGGSLGMAAGDAIIAAMRYAVTKHCPFVMFVASGGARMQEGILSLMQLPRTTIAVQELRAAKLPYIVVLTNPTTGGVTASYAMLGDVHLAEPNAQIGFAGQRVIEQTIREKLPPGFQRSEYLKDHGMVDMVVHRHEMKSTVSRIARLLMKQDARVETTALVPAE, encoded by the coding sequence ATGAACTGGATCAAGAATTTCGTCCGCCCGCGTATCCGCTCGATCCTGGGTCAGGAAAAACGCGAAGTGCCGGAGAATATGTGGATCAAGGATCCTGATTCCGGCCAGATGGTTTTCTACAAGGATCTGGAAGCCAATCTTTTTGTGTTCCCTGGCTCCAACCACCATCACCGCATGCCCGCCGAAGGGCGTTTCACCATGATGTTTGATGGCGCTGAATTTGAAAAGCTGGTGGCCCCCATTGCGGTGGCCGACCCGCTGAAATTCCGCGCCGAGAAGCGCTATGTCGATCAGTTGAAAGACGCCAAGGCGAAGGCGGCGGCAGAAGATTCCGTGCAAGCCGGATATGGTGAAGTGAACGAGCAGCCGATGGTGGTTGCAGTGCAGGACATGGGCTTTATTGGCGGCTCGCTCGGCATGGCCGCTGGCGATGCCATCATCGCCGCGATGCGTTATGCAGTGACCAAGCACTGCCCCTTCGTGATGTTCGTCGCTTCCGGCGGCGCCCGCATGCAGGAAGGCATTCTCTCGCTGATGCAACTGCCGCGCACGACGATTGCCGTGCAGGAACTGCGCGCCGCCAAGCTGCCTTACATTGTGGTGCTGACCAACCCGACCACTGGCGGTGTGACAGCGTCTTACGCCATGCTGGGTGACGTACATCTGGCCGAGCCTAATGCCCAGATCGGCTTTGCCGGCCAGCGGGTGATCGAACAGACCATCCGCGAGAAGCTGCCGCCGGGCTTCCAGCGTTCGGAATATCTCAAGGATCACGGCATGGTGGACATGGTGGTGCATCGTCATGAGATGAAGAGCACTGTGAGCCGCATCGCGCGGCTGCTGATGAAGCAGGACGCGCGGGTGGAAACGACGGCGCTGGTTCCGGCAGAATAA